A window of Streptomyces sp. NBC_01224 genomic DNA:
CCGGGCCCGTAACCGCTGGAGCTCGGCCAGGACATCCTGTACTTCGGCCTCGGGCACCATCAGCTGTCTCCTCCCGGCACGCTGTCTGAGCGCGCGTATCACAGGGCCTCCAATGCGTCTCGGAGCCGGCGCAGCAGGGCGACGTCGGGGTCGGCCGTGACCTCGGGAAGTGCGACCCGGCCGGGGGCGGTCGCGGCCGGCAGCTCCCGTACCGCTTCGACCAGTCCGGCCGCGGCCAGGCGCCGCAGACCGACCAGTACGTGGAATGCCGGCCTGCCCAGCTCCTGGGCGATGTCCGATGCGGTACGCACCCCGTCCACGAGATCGAGCACGCGGCGCCGGGCCGGCGGAACGGGTGCGTCGAAGGGACGGGCCGTCCGTACGAGCGGTGCGCTGTCGGTCACCGCGTCGGGCCAGATCCGCTCCAGCAGCTCCCGGCGCCGGAGCGTCTCGCGCTGCACGGCATCGACGGGGACGGGGCGGACGGGGCCGATCCAATGAGAGACCCCGTAGCGGAAGCGGGCCGGGGTCCGGGTGGGGGCGAGCGCGAAGAACGCCGCGTCGTACAGCGCGCCGAGGTGGCACAGCTCCAGCGCCCCGCC
This region includes:
- a CDS encoding winged helix-turn-helix domain-containing protein — its product is MRTAPSPVTALSPMLQRLADERATGALMRDRGTLYLAEGQVVHAESPATPGIDVLLTTGGALHRDGWWEAVASAGAGQRVGRYLVDSGRVPGGALELCHLGALYDAAFFALAPTRTPARFRYGVSHWIGPVRPVPVDAVQRETLRRRELLERIWPDAVTDSAPLVRTARPFDAPVPPARRRVLDLVDGVRTASDIAQELGRPAFHVLVGLRRLAAAGLVEAVRELPAATAPGRVALPEVTADPDVALLRRLRDALEAL